In one Mycobacterium sp. NBC_00419 genomic region, the following are encoded:
- a CDS encoding TetR/AcrR family transcriptional regulator produces MNADVTERKTPQRAGAGGRGARQRILAAAVKLFYRDGINATGVERLANEATVSKRTLYQHFPSKEAVVEEYLRVIQQHVGDPLRPGPDDLRRTPRARILALFETPSPDGQMRGCPFHNAAVEAAETMPEVHEIVQAHKRSYIDGVARLAKEAGAGNPKLLANQLAVLYEGAAALSTSLDDPTPWTHARKAAQTLIDLAATSPR; encoded by the coding sequence ATGAACGCAGATGTCACGGAGCGCAAAACTCCTCAAAGGGCCGGGGCCGGCGGCCGGGGTGCACGCCAGCGGATCCTGGCGGCGGCGGTCAAGTTGTTCTACCGCGATGGCATCAACGCCACGGGCGTGGAGCGGCTCGCCAACGAAGCAACCGTCTCCAAGCGCACTCTCTACCAACACTTTCCGAGCAAGGAAGCTGTGGTTGAGGAGTATCTGCGCGTCATCCAGCAGCATGTGGGTGATCCGCTGCGGCCCGGGCCGGACGATCTACGGCGGACTCCCCGCGCGCGCATCCTGGCGTTGTTCGAGACACCTTCACCCGACGGGCAGATGCGGGGCTGCCCGTTCCACAATGCGGCCGTCGAGGCGGCCGAGACCATGCCCGAGGTCCACGAGATCGTGCAGGCACACAAGCGCAGCTACATCGACGGTGTGGCACGCCTGGCCAAGGAAGCCGGCGCCGGCAATCCCAAGCTGCTCGCCAATCAACTCGCCGTGCTCTACGAGGGGGCGGCCGCCCTGTCGACGTCTTTGGATGATCCGACCCCCTGGACACACGCCCGCAAGGCCGCGCAGACGCTCATCGACCTGGCGGCTACTTCACCGCGATGA
- a CDS encoding SDR family oxidoreductase: MTSLANQTVLVTGANRGMGRQYVEQLLDRGAAKIYAAARDPLAIDVDDPRVVALGLDVTDAASIANAADIASDVSVLINNAGIVRGASVLHPDSSGLRAEMETNLFGPLAMASAFADRIAANSGAIVNVASVLAWLPVGASYSVTKAALWSATDSMRLELGPRGVQVVGVYVGLVDTDMGAFADGPKSDPADVVRQVLDGIESGADEVLADEMTREVRARMNLPVGERLRG, translated from the coding sequence ATGACGTCGCTCGCCAATCAAACAGTGCTCGTCACCGGCGCCAACCGGGGCATGGGCCGCCAATACGTCGAACAGCTTCTCGATCGAGGAGCGGCGAAGATCTATGCCGCTGCCCGTGATCCGCTGGCGATCGACGTCGACGACCCCCGCGTCGTTGCGCTCGGGCTCGATGTCACCGACGCAGCGTCGATCGCCAATGCGGCCGACATCGCCTCCGATGTCAGTGTTCTCATCAACAACGCCGGCATCGTCCGCGGGGCCTCGGTTCTGCACCCGGACTCCTCCGGCCTGCGTGCGGAGATGGAGACGAACCTGTTCGGCCCCCTCGCGATGGCATCGGCCTTCGCCGATCGGATCGCGGCCAACTCCGGAGCAATCGTCAACGTGGCATCGGTACTCGCATGGCTGCCCGTCGGCGCAAGCTACAGCGTGACAAAGGCCGCGCTGTGGAGCGCCACCGACTCGATGCGACTCGAACTGGGTCCGCGCGGCGTGCAGGTGGTGGGCGTCTACGTGGGTCTGGTGGACACTGATATGGGCGCATTCGCCGACGGCCCGAAGTCGGACCCCGCTGACGTCGTTCGGCAGGTGCTCGACGGGATCGAATCCGGTGCCGACGAGGTCTTGGCCGACGAGATGACCCGCGAGGTGCGCGCCCGGATGAACCTGCCCGTGGGTGAGCGCCTGCGCGGGTGA
- a CDS encoding cutinase family protein, which yields MFIASVLVVAPIAATAASAADCADAEVVFARGTDEPPGLGRVGDAFVDSLRRQVPGMNIGTYAVNYKAGKLQLHGGDGADDAIAHIKSTVSSCPDTKIVLGGFSQGASVIDIVAGVPMGGITWGNSLPPQYADTVAAVATFGNVAGRTGGSLPTQSALLGSKAIDLCNPGDPICHAGPGNAWSGHTEGYVPGYTDQAAAFVAAMLLSGYGPVTPGYGPDPSLHGPQPGYGPATPGFGSQPPGPGPSTVGPDAPYPEFGFASAVSVTR from the coding sequence ATGTTCATCGCGAGCGTCCTTGTGGTCGCTCCTATCGCGGCGACCGCGGCGTCGGCCGCCGACTGCGCTGATGCCGAGGTCGTCTTCGCGCGTGGCACCGATGAGCCGCCGGGTCTCGGCCGCGTCGGCGATGCATTCGTCGACTCACTGCGCAGGCAAGTCCCCGGCATGAACATCGGCACCTACGCCGTCAACTACAAGGCCGGCAAGCTGCAGTTGCACGGCGGCGACGGCGCCGATGACGCGATCGCCCATATCAAGTCCACGGTGTCGTCGTGCCCCGACACCAAGATCGTCCTGGGCGGCTTCTCGCAGGGTGCCAGCGTGATCGACATCGTCGCGGGTGTTCCGATGGGTGGCATCACCTGGGGCAACTCCCTTCCGCCTCAGTACGCCGACACCGTCGCGGCTGTCGCGACCTTCGGCAATGTGGCGGGCCGCACCGGGGGATCTCTGCCGACGCAGAGCGCACTTCTCGGTTCCAAGGCGATCGACCTGTGTAACCCTGGCGACCCGATCTGTCACGCGGGCCCGGGCAACGCATGGAGCGGACATACCGAGGGCTACGTCCCCGGGTACACAGACCAGGCGGCCGCCTTTGTGGCGGCCATGCTGCTGTCGGGGTACGGCCCGGTGACTCCGGGCTACGGCCCCGACCCGTCGTTGCACGGTCCGCAACCGGGATATGGGCCAGCGACCCCCGGCTTTGGTTCGCAGCCGCCCGGGCCTGGGCCGTCAACCGTCGGGCCTGACGCGCCGTATCCCGAGTTCGGATTCGCGTCAGCGGTCTCCGTCACTCGGTGA
- a CDS encoding SDR family oxidoreductase, whose product MPSVLVTGAGRGIGLAITEHMSTRGWDVYATARSDAALSSLGRLPGVHPIALDITDRSAIAALPDQLPAELNGVVNNAGIIVNGPVEGLSLDDLTQQLDVNVISQIAVTQAVLPRIRASGGRVVFMSSVSGLITTPGTGAYNASKYAIESLADALRMELRPWKIPVSLIEPGPIRTDMWADVLADHDRMVAKLSEEHRRLYASHLAGTRKLLGRMQKIAADPKRVTKAVDHALTSRRPKRRYLLDLASRAQTAVVAITPTAVNDAVLAAATTSK is encoded by the coding sequence ATGCCTTCCGTACTGGTTACCGGCGCAGGTAGAGGAATCGGCCTGGCGATCACCGAGCACATGAGCACACGCGGCTGGGACGTCTACGCGACCGCCCGGTCCGATGCCGCCCTGAGCAGCCTCGGCCGCCTACCCGGCGTTCACCCGATCGCCCTCGACATCACCGACCGGTCTGCCATAGCCGCACTCCCCGATCAGCTGCCCGCTGAGCTGAACGGCGTCGTCAACAATGCCGGCATCATCGTCAACGGGCCGGTCGAGGGGCTATCGCTCGACGATCTGACCCAACAACTCGACGTCAACGTCATCTCACAGATCGCGGTGACCCAGGCGGTACTGCCGAGGATCCGTGCGTCCGGAGGGCGCGTGGTGTTTATGTCCTCGGTCAGCGGGTTGATCACGACCCCGGGCACCGGCGCCTACAACGCATCGAAGTACGCCATCGAATCCCTCGCCGACGCACTCCGGATGGAATTGCGTCCGTGGAAGATTCCCGTGTCGCTCATCGAGCCAGGGCCGATCCGCACCGATATGTGGGCTGACGTGCTCGCCGACCACGATCGTATGGTTGCGAAACTCAGCGAGGAGCATCGCCGGCTCTATGCGTCACACCTCGCCGGCACCCGGAAGTTGTTGGGACGCATGCAGAAGATCGCCGCCGATCCCAAGAGGGTCACGAAGGCCGTGGATCACGCGCTGACATCGAGACGTCCCAAACGTCGCTACCTGCTGGATTTGGCCAGCCGCGCCCAGACAGCCGTCGTCGCCATCACACCGACCGCGGTGAATGACGCGGTTCTGGCAGCGGCAACAACATCGAAATGA
- a CDS encoding alpha/beta fold hydrolase produces the protein MASERTTPHDGASHLRPASVHSGATSYRDAPTKSVSVGGTRFVYRELGTDTGIPVIFLNHLAANLDNWDPRVVDGIATKHRVITFDNRGVGGSEGKTPDTVQAMARDAVAFIRALGFDQVDLLGFSLGGMVAQVIAQQEPALVRKIILAGTGPAGGDGIANVTKLTYLDTLHAYATFKDPKELLFFTRTQNGKAQGRAFIKRLKERTKDRDKAMAIGAFRTQLKAIHAFGLEKPADLSRIHQPVLVANGDNDRMVPSSNSYDLAQRLPNATLRIYADAGHGGIFQAHERFVPEALAFLGSTAS, from the coding sequence ATGGCAAGCGAACGAACCACCCCCCACGATGGCGCAAGCCATCTGCGCCCGGCGAGCGTGCACTCAGGCGCCACGTCGTACCGGGATGCGCCGACGAAGTCCGTGTCGGTGGGCGGGACCCGCTTCGTATATCGGGAGCTGGGTACCGATACCGGCATACCGGTGATCTTCCTGAATCACCTGGCCGCCAACCTCGACAACTGGGATCCCAGGGTCGTCGACGGCATCGCGACCAAGCACCGTGTGATCACGTTCGACAATCGTGGCGTCGGTGGTTCCGAGGGCAAGACACCGGACACGGTCCAGGCGATGGCCCGCGACGCCGTCGCATTCATCCGGGCGCTGGGATTCGATCAGGTCGATCTCCTCGGGTTCTCGCTGGGCGGAATGGTCGCCCAAGTGATCGCCCAACAAGAGCCGGCGCTGGTGCGCAAGATCATCCTCGCGGGGACCGGGCCGGCGGGAGGCGACGGCATCGCCAACGTGACGAAGCTGACCTACCTCGACACGCTGCACGCCTACGCCACCTTCAAAGACCCCAAGGAGCTTCTCTTCTTCACCAGGACGCAGAACGGGAAGGCGCAGGGGCGCGCGTTCATCAAGCGGCTCAAGGAACGGACGAAGGACCGCGACAAGGCGATGGCGATCGGCGCATTCCGCACGCAGCTCAAGGCGATTCACGCCTTCGGCCTCGAGAAGCCCGCGGACTTGTCACGCATTCACCAGCCCGTGCTGGTGGCCAATGGCGACAATGATCGAATGGTCCCCTCCAGCAACTCCTATGACTTGGCTCAGCGCCTGCCGAATGCCACCCTGCGCATCTACGCCGACGCCGGGCACGGTGGCATCTTCCAGGCCCATGAACGCTTCGTTCCCGAGGCACTCGCATTCCTGGGATCGACCGCCTCATGA
- a CDS encoding TetR/AcrR family transcriptional regulator, which yields MKVTETRETRRRSNTRARLIEATDELIRDSGRTWFGVEEVCRAAGYTRGAFYSSYDDMEDLLFEVYEHQNEALVERLRSTAEPLLRTKGVLRTDRVVRQLLKAGVADQPRIALHAALVARAAHQPDIARALDAQVERLREGLQGIFVELIAKTGRTMTVSPEIFTRALMAAQAGASGQFLSDRAATEEVRYLIALAVVEGLSA from the coding sequence GTGAAGGTCACAGAGACGCGGGAAACCCGCCGGCGAAGCAACACCCGGGCCCGTTTGATCGAGGCCACCGACGAACTCATCCGGGACAGTGGCCGGACCTGGTTCGGCGTGGAGGAGGTGTGCCGGGCGGCCGGCTACACCCGTGGGGCCTTCTACTCCAGTTATGACGACATGGAGGATCTGCTCTTCGAGGTATACGAGCATCAGAACGAGGCCCTCGTCGAGCGGTTGCGGAGCACCGCCGAACCACTGCTGCGAACCAAGGGAGTTCTCCGGACAGACCGCGTGGTGCGCCAATTACTGAAGGCTGGCGTCGCCGATCAACCGCGCATTGCCCTACATGCCGCCCTGGTGGCACGCGCCGCCCATCAGCCCGACATCGCCCGGGCACTGGATGCCCAAGTTGAACGCCTCCGCGAAGGGCTGCAAGGGATTTTCGTCGAACTGATCGCCAAGACCGGCCGGACCATGACCGTCTCGCCGGAGATCTTCACCCGCGCGCTGATGGCCGCCCAGGCTGGCGCCTCCGGCCAGTTCCTCAGCGATCGCGCCGCCACCGAGGAAGTCCGCTACCTCATCGCACTGGCCGTTGTCGAGGGACTGTCCGCGTGA
- a CDS encoding NADP-dependent oxidoreductase, with protein sequence MKAFVLDRYRKNGRLTLTDVNTPRAGDHDVLVEVYAAGVNLVDAKIRDGEFKLVLPYRLPTIMGNDAAGVVTRVGSRVSAFKPGDTVYARPDAARIGTFAEFIAMHERDVAHAPANLTMEQAASIPLVALTAWQALVETAQLTAGQKVFIQAGSGGVGTVAIQLAKHLGATVATTCSPASFDLVRELGADVVIDYKSQDFETELSGYDVVLHSQDNAALKKSLRVLKPGGILVSISGPPDPAFATQLGAPWFVGLVTRALSRGVRAQAKRLGVRYSFLFMRADGGQLQKITGLIESGVIRPLVDKVFDFEATNDALAYVEAGRTKGKVVIAVK encoded by the coding sequence ATGAAGGCCTTTGTCCTCGATCGCTACCGCAAGAACGGCCGACTGACGCTGACCGACGTCAACACTCCCCGCGCAGGCGACCACGATGTGCTGGTGGAGGTCTATGCCGCCGGCGTGAATCTCGTTGACGCCAAGATCCGCGACGGGGAGTTCAAACTCGTTCTGCCCTATAGGTTGCCGACCATCATGGGCAATGACGCCGCCGGTGTCGTGACGCGCGTCGGTTCGCGGGTATCCGCATTCAAGCCTGGCGACACCGTCTACGCCCGCCCGGATGCCGCCCGGATTGGCACATTCGCCGAATTCATCGCGATGCACGAGCGGGACGTCGCCCATGCACCGGCCAACCTCACCATGGAACAGGCCGCCTCGATACCGCTCGTTGCGTTGACCGCGTGGCAGGCGCTCGTCGAGACGGCGCAGCTCACCGCGGGGCAGAAGGTCTTCATCCAGGCAGGCTCCGGTGGCGTCGGCACGGTGGCGATTCAGCTCGCCAAGCATCTCGGCGCAACCGTGGCCACCACCTGCAGCCCGGCCAGCTTCGACCTGGTCCGGGAACTCGGCGCCGACGTGGTCATCGACTACAAGTCGCAAGATTTCGAAACCGAACTGAGCGGGTACGACGTCGTGCTGCACAGCCAGGACAACGCAGCACTCAAGAAATCTCTTCGGGTTCTCAAACCCGGCGGGATCCTCGTCTCCATTTCCGGGCCGCCGGACCCCGCCTTTGCCACACAACTCGGCGCGCCGTGGTTCGTCGGGCTCGTCACGCGGGCGTTGAGCCGCGGAGTCAGAGCTCAGGCCAAACGACTTGGTGTGCGGTACTCGTTCCTGTTCATGAGGGCCGACGGCGGCCAACTGCAGAAGATCACCGGCCTAATCGAATCGGGTGTCATCCGGCCACTGGTGGATAAGGTCTTCGATTTCGAGGCGACCAACGACGCGTTGGCCTACGTCGAGGCCGGGCGGACAAAGGGCAAGGTCGTCATCGCGGTGAAGTAG
- a CDS encoding arylsulfatase — MAITEYQPGTTFPGVIARTADESTPAWPAPTRAPEDAPNVVFIVLDDTGYGHLGCYGSPISTPNIDALAADGLKFSNMNTTALCSPSRSCILNGRNHHSNHLACLTNGSTGYPGSDGYIPFENGFLSEILRAQGYNTYCVGKWHLAPEETMTAAGPYDRWPLGRGFERFYGFLGGDTHQYYPELVRDNSQTEPETTPEQGYHLTPDLVERATAMIADAKQVAPNKPFFLYFALGAMHSPHHVPKEWADRYAGKFDKGWEVYRREVFERQKQLGLVPATAELSAPDPDVADWETLSADERRLFSRMMEVFAGFLEHTDHYIGELVQFLKDIGEYDNTVIMLISDNGSSAEGGPTGSVNEVRFFNNVADTVEEGLARIDEIGGPTVFNHFPWGWTHAGNTPFRRWKRETYRGGSTDPFIVTWPRGIAARGELRSHYAHLIDMVPTVLDALKVEAPAAIAGITQSPIEGVSFAHTFDDDAAPTKHMTQYFEMLGHRSLYHDGWRAVCPWPGTSFAESTHKFGDPITADMLSELDATGWELYHVAEDVAETTNLAEAEPARLIAMITLWYNEAGKYNVLPIDSRGVVRIADERPQIAASRSRYVLYPGTQSISAASAPKILNRPYSINADVELTDESAGVLLSMGGNDGGITLYVKDGLLCYAHNYVAKDVFTVRSADRIPSGRHFLSVEFAPTGQPDVKNGKGTPGTVTLFVDGTEVGRGEFPVTTPIRLAQGGAMLVGADTGSSVTPDYDPPFKFDGRIHRVIVDVSGEHVEDYEAQMKIALAKQ, encoded by the coding sequence GTGGCAATCACCGAATATCAGCCCGGGACAACCTTTCCCGGCGTCATCGCCCGTACCGCGGACGAGTCGACCCCGGCCTGGCCGGCGCCCACGCGAGCCCCCGAGGACGCCCCGAATGTGGTGTTCATCGTTCTCGACGACACCGGCTACGGACACCTGGGCTGCTACGGCAGCCCGATCTCCACACCCAACATCGATGCCTTGGCGGCGGACGGCCTGAAGTTCTCCAACATGAACACCACCGCGCTGTGTTCGCCATCGCGCTCGTGCATCCTCAACGGACGCAATCACCACTCGAATCACCTGGCCTGCCTCACCAACGGGTCGACGGGCTACCCCGGGTCCGACGGCTACATCCCGTTCGAGAACGGCTTCCTCTCCGAGATTCTGCGAGCCCAGGGCTACAACACCTACTGCGTCGGGAAGTGGCACCTGGCCCCCGAGGAGACGATGACCGCGGCCGGTCCGTACGACCGCTGGCCGCTGGGGCGTGGATTCGAACGTTTCTACGGGTTCCTCGGCGGCGACACCCACCAGTACTACCCCGAACTGGTCCGTGACAACTCGCAGACCGAACCCGAGACCACCCCGGAGCAGGGCTATCACCTGACGCCCGACTTGGTGGAGAGGGCCACCGCGATGATCGCCGACGCCAAGCAGGTCGCTCCGAACAAGCCGTTCTTCCTGTATTTCGCACTGGGCGCGATGCATTCACCGCATCACGTACCCAAGGAGTGGGCTGACCGTTACGCCGGCAAGTTCGACAAAGGCTGGGAGGTTTACCGCCGCGAGGTGTTTGAGCGGCAGAAGCAACTCGGTCTGGTTCCCGCCACGGCCGAACTCTCCGCGCCCGATCCCGACGTCGCGGACTGGGAGACACTGTCAGCCGACGAGCGAAGGCTCTTCTCGCGGATGATGGAGGTGTTCGCCGGATTCCTTGAGCACACCGACCATTACATCGGCGAGCTCGTGCAGTTCCTGAAAGACATTGGCGAGTACGACAACACGGTCATCATGTTGATCTCCGACAACGGGTCCAGCGCAGAAGGCGGCCCCACCGGTTCGGTCAACGAGGTCCGGTTCTTCAACAATGTCGCCGATACCGTCGAGGAAGGGCTGGCGCGCATCGACGAGATCGGCGGCCCGACGGTGTTCAACCATTTCCCCTGGGGCTGGACGCACGCAGGCAACACCCCGTTCCGCCGATGGAAGCGGGAGACCTACCGTGGCGGCTCGACCGACCCATTCATCGTCACCTGGCCGCGCGGCATCGCCGCGCGCGGCGAACTGCGCTCACACTATGCGCATCTCATCGACATGGTGCCGACGGTGCTCGACGCGCTCAAGGTCGAGGCTCCGGCGGCCATCGCCGGTATCACCCAGTCACCGATCGAAGGAGTCAGCTTCGCGCACACCTTCGACGACGATGCCGCGCCCACAAAGCATATGACCCAGTACTTCGAGATGCTCGGCCACCGCTCGCTCTACCATGACGGCTGGCGCGCCGTATGCCCTTGGCCAGGAACCTCGTTCGCCGAATCGACACACAAGTTCGGCGATCCCATCACTGCTGACATGCTCAGCGAGCTCGACGCGACGGGCTGGGAGCTCTACCACGTCGCCGAGGACGTCGCCGAAACCACCAACCTGGCCGAGGCAGAGCCCGCACGACTGATCGCGATGATCACGTTGTGGTACAACGAAGCCGGCAAGTACAACGTGCTGCCGATCGACAGCCGCGGCGTGGTCCGCATCGCCGACGAACGCCCGCAGATCGCAGCCAGCCGCAGCCGTTACGTGCTCTACCCCGGCACCCAGTCGATCTCGGCGGCCTCGGCACCGAAGATCCTCAACCGGCCCTACTCGATCAACGCCGACGTCGAGCTCACCGACGAATCGGCTGGCGTGCTGCTCTCGATGGGCGGCAACGATGGCGGAATCACGCTGTACGTCAAGGACGGGCTGCTGTGCTACGCACACAACTACGTCGCCAAGGACGTCTTCACCGTCCGATCGGCTGACCGCATCCCGAGCGGCCGGCACTTCCTGTCCGTGGAGTTCGCGCCGACCGGCCAACCGGATGTCAAGAACGGCAAGGGCACGCCCGGCACTGTCACCTTGTTCGTCGACGGCACCGAGGTCGGCCGGGGCGAGTTCCCGGTGACCACCCCCATCCGGCTCGCCCAGGGCGGCGCCATGCTCGTCGGGGCCGACACCGGGTCGTCGGTCACGCCCGACTACGACCCGCCCTTCAAGTTCGACGGCCGGATCCATCGGGTGATCGTGGACGTCAGCGGCGAGCACGTCGAGGACTACGAGGCCCAGATGAAGATCGCCCTGGCCAAGCAGTAA
- a CDS encoding serine hydrolase domain-containing protein, with product MSESARALAATIAEHWAVPGGVVVAVDRDRELFTHRFGHADVSAGIPVAAQHLFEIGSISKVFNAIAILQLARRGLIRLDEPLGAVLDWLPEPLRAEGITVERLLTHTAGLVASTEALPDELGQVATFTGSVSPAAPGSFFHYSNLGFLLLGQVTREVSGRRIVDLVREHILAPLKMTSTITCVTHADYASLARGYQALHDDQPWSPGDALVQAPWLEVAGADGNIAATASDLAVFARMLLGRGTVDHTTILEPTEFETMVGSTAPAGEDVLSLAGVAATETSRYGLGINVEQVAGRTVVSHGGGMVGYASFLLADLDDGIAVCVLTNANGDSPIAEAIARSVAAELKSPGSVDTAGLLPQWWPASVESDGYVGEFIDMAAKSDEPRSIRITVEERSGDRVRLALEFGGKREPLLRTWTRGAVVRNLSLARFSLTFQDDAWHWGPRTFARAGTPTPPDMPSGELESFCGHYRSYTPWYTNFRVVLRQGRLVLIAPGGVEAPTDDCELVPLGWRTFRIGADPRLPERITFGPPVNGTTPWVERDGCRYSRAFTE from the coding sequence ATGAGCGAATCGGCGCGAGCGCTGGCAGCCACGATCGCCGAACACTGGGCAGTCCCCGGCGGCGTCGTGGTGGCCGTCGACAGAGATCGCGAGCTGTTCACCCACCGATTCGGTCATGCCGACGTGAGCGCCGGCATTCCCGTTGCGGCACAACACCTTTTCGAGATCGGCTCGATCAGCAAGGTGTTCAACGCGATCGCCATCCTGCAATTGGCACGCCGCGGCCTCATCCGGCTCGACGAGCCCCTCGGCGCCGTGCTCGATTGGCTGCCCGAACCCCTGCGCGCCGAGGGGATCACCGTCGAGCGGCTGCTCACCCATACGGCCGGCCTGGTGGCCAGCACCGAGGCGCTGCCCGACGAGCTGGGCCAGGTCGCTACCTTCACCGGCAGTGTGTCGCCGGCCGCACCCGGAAGTTTCTTCCACTACTCAAATCTGGGCTTTCTGCTGCTCGGCCAGGTGACCCGCGAGGTCTCCGGGCGTCGGATCGTCGACCTCGTTCGCGAGCACATCCTGGCACCCCTGAAGATGACGTCCACCATCACCTGTGTGACGCACGCCGACTATGCATCGCTGGCGCGGGGCTATCAGGCTTTGCATGACGACCAGCCCTGGAGCCCTGGTGACGCGTTGGTGCAGGCGCCGTGGCTGGAGGTGGCCGGAGCTGACGGCAATATCGCGGCCACCGCGTCGGACCTGGCGGTATTCGCGCGCATGCTGCTGGGCCGGGGCACCGTCGATCACACGACGATCCTCGAACCAACCGAATTCGAGACCATGGTGGGTTCCACAGCCCCCGCCGGCGAGGACGTCCTGTCGCTGGCCGGTGTCGCTGCCACCGAGACCAGCCGCTACGGCCTGGGCATCAACGTCGAACAGGTGGCCGGGCGCACCGTGGTGTCACACGGCGGCGGCATGGTCGGCTACGCCTCGTTCCTGCTGGCCGATCTCGACGACGGAATCGCGGTCTGCGTGCTCACCAACGCCAACGGCGACAGCCCGATCGCCGAGGCGATCGCCCGCAGTGTTGCCGCTGAGCTGAAGTCTCCCGGTTCCGTCGATACCGCAGGGCTCTTGCCACAGTGGTGGCCAGCGAGCGTCGAAAGCGATGGCTATGTCGGCGAATTCATCGACATGGCTGCGAAGTCTGATGAACCGCGGTCGATTCGGATCACTGTCGAGGAACGCAGCGGCGATCGCGTGCGATTGGCTCTCGAGTTCGGCGGCAAGCGGGAACCCTTGCTGCGCACGTGGACCCGCGGCGCGGTGGTCCGCAACCTGTCACTGGCGAGATTCTCGCTGACCTTTCAGGACGACGCCTGGCATTGGGGCCCGCGGACGTTCGCCCGTGCCGGCACACCGACGCCGCCGGACATGCCGTCCGGCGAGCTGGAATCGTTCTGCGGACATTACCGTTCGTACACGCCGTGGTACACCAACTTCAGAGTGGTGCTGCGCCAGGGGCGACTGGTGCTGATCGCGCCCGGCGGCGTCGAGGCTCCCACCGACGACTGCGAGCTTGTTCCCCTGGGCTGGCGGACTTTTCGCATCGGTGCCGACCCGAGACTGCCCGAGCGCATCACATTCGGGCCGCCGGTCAACGGGACGACACCGTGGGTGGAGCGCGATGGCTGCCGGTACTCCCGGGCATTCACCGAGTGA
- a CDS encoding GAP family protein — protein MGSLWASLAPFIIASALMPIELVITLALLGTPGRVRTATAAVSGMVLVRLLQGLVFGTILHWGRRDDTQGGHGWVVSSVLLVVAVLLLVTAIRELLGGDDSDDPPPKWMTALSSMTPGKAFLLGAAVILISVKLWVFTFAAIGTIGDAGMPRSTNTVTYIAFVVLGVSTHLAVIAAAAFFPNRSRAFLDNSLRWLQDHNRVIMIALGLVFGGWFLYKGLHGFGII, from the coding sequence GTGGGATCGCTGTGGGCCAGCCTGGCCCCGTTCATCATCGCCAGCGCGCTCATGCCGATCGAGTTGGTGATCACCCTCGCCCTGCTGGGGACACCGGGGCGGGTGCGGACCGCGACGGCCGCGGTGAGCGGAATGGTCCTGGTTCGGCTGTTGCAGGGCCTGGTCTTCGGCACGATCCTGCACTGGGGCAGGCGCGACGACACCCAGGGCGGGCACGGCTGGGTGGTGTCCTCGGTGCTGCTGGTGGTCGCGGTCTTGTTGCTCGTCACCGCAATCCGCGAACTGCTCGGCGGTGACGACTCCGACGATCCCCCGCCGAAGTGGATGACGGCGCTGTCGTCGATGACACCGGGCAAGGCGTTCCTACTCGGCGCCGCGGTGATCCTGATCTCGGTCAAGCTGTGGGTGTTCACGTTCGCCGCGATCGGCACGATCGGTGACGCAGGGATGCCCCGCAGCACCAACACCGTCACCTACATCGCGTTCGTCGTGCTCGGTGTCAGTACACATCTGGCGGTCATCGCGGCCGCCGCGTTCTTCCCGAACAGGTCCCGGGCGTTCCTGGATAACAGTCTGCGCTGGCTGCAGGACCACAACCGGGTGATCATGATCGCGCTCGGATTGGTGTTCGGCGGGTGGTTTCTCTACAAGGGTTTACATGGTTTCGGCATCATCTGA
- a CDS encoding DUF4345 domain-containing protein: protein MTTTLHAPSPNRTALQWTLGALSAIPMTSAVGEILRGPRAVPGGSPDVAPTVDSALRYASVFKFAAGLTILRELGRIERSQATTFALSTVAVGGLVRMISWKQRGRPHPMIVGAIGLETIGVPILLTWQRRLSAKAV from the coding sequence GTGACCACCACCCTCCACGCCCCCAGCCCCAACCGCACGGCGCTGCAATGGACCCTGGGAGCTCTTTCCGCAATACCAATGACCAGCGCAGTGGGTGAGATTCTGCGCGGCCCGCGGGCCGTGCCCGGCGGTTCACCCGACGTGGCTCCGACCGTCGACAGCGCCCTGCGCTACGCCAGCGTGTTCAAGTTCGCTGCAGGCCTCACGATCCTGCGGGAGTTGGGGCGCATCGAGCGATCCCAGGCCACCACGTTCGCGTTGTCCACCGTCGCAGTGGGCGGACTGGTGCGGATGATCTCCTGGAAACAACGCGGGCGTCCGCATCCCATGATCGTGGGGGCCATCGGCCTCGAGACCATCGGCGTGCCGATTCTGCTCACCTGGCAGCGGCGCCTGTCCGCGAAGGCGGTGTGA